The following is a genomic window from Pseudomonas lurida.
ATGCGCCTGCTGGAAATCACCGGGCTAAGCGGTGAAGCCGTCAGCCAGCTGGTGCACAACACACCCCATGATGCGGCGCCACCGGCCTACGACCCAGGCATGGATTACGACGCCATGCCGGACTACTCCGACTTCCACCAACCGCAGGAGGCCTACGCGCCCCAGCAGGCGTGGACACCGAAGAAGCCCGGCGCCGGCGGCAAGAAATGGGACAAGAAACCCTGGAGCAAGAACGGCAAGCGCGGTGACAGTGACGAGGCCTATGCCCCACGCACCCCGGTTGCCGTGGAAGCGCCCACATTGATTGCGCTGCGTACGCTCATCCACCACCCGCAACTGGCGGAAAAGGTCGAGAGCGCCGATCACTTTGCCAACGAGAGCAATACCTACGCACAGGTGCTGATCGCCTTGATCGAGGCGGTCCAGAAAAATCCTAAGCTAAACTCAATTCAGTTGATGGCGCGTTGGCATGGCACCGAACAAGGCCGGTTATTGAAAGCACTCGCAGAAAAGGAGTGGCTAATTGACGGCGATAACCTTGAACAACAGTTTTTAGACACCATTACTAGGTTATCCGCGGGTCAGCACACGCAGACCCTCGATGAACTTATCAAGAGAGCAAGGCAGCCGGGATTGACGGCTGAAGAGCAAATTCAGATAGCAAAACAGATGCGCGACCTCTTAAAACAGAATGTTTCCGCATCAAACCCGACCTCAGCTGGCGTGTGAGGTCATAGCTCGGGTATAATCCTCGGCTTGTTTTTTGCCCGCCAAGACCTTCAGTGGATAGGGTGTTATGTCCGGAAAAGCGCAACAGCAGTCTCGTATCAAAGAGTTGATCGTTCTCGGTCGTGAGCAGGGTTACCTGACTTACGCGGAGGTCAACGACCACCTGCCTGAGGATATTTCAGATCCAGAGCAGGTGGAAGACATCATCCGCATGATTAACGACATGGGGATCAACGTATTCGAAGCTGCGCCAGATAAGGATTCCCTTATGCTGGCGGACGCCGATACCGACGAGGCTGCCGCTGAAGAAGCTGCTGCCGCGCTGGCTGCTGTGGAGACCGATATCGGTCGTACCACCGACCCTGTGCGCATGTATATGCGTGAAATGGGTACCGTCGAGCTGCTGACACGCGAAGGCGAAATCGAAATCGCCAAGCGTATCGAAGAGGGCATCCGTGAAGTGATGGGCGCAATCGCGCACTTCCCTGGCACGGTTGACCATATTCTCTCCGAGTACACCCGCGTCACCACCGAAGGTGGTCGCCTGTCCGACGTCCTGAGTGGCTACATCGACCCGGACGACGGCATCGCGCCGCCTGCCGCCGAAGTGCCGCCGCCTGTCGATGCCAAGGCTGCGAAAGCGGACGACGACTCTGAAGACGACGATGCTGAAGCCAGCGGCGACGATGAAGATGAAGTCGAAAGCGGTCCAGACCCGATCATCGCTGCCCAGCGTTTCGGTGCGGTTTCCGATCAAATGGAAATCACCCGCAAGGCCCTGAAAAAGCACGGTCGCGGCAACAAGCAGGCGATTGCCGAGCTGTTGGCCCTGGCTGAGCTGTTCATGCCGATCAAGCTGGTACCGAAGCAATTCGAAGGCCTGGTCGAGCGTGTTCGCAGCGCCCTTGAGCGTCTGCGTGCACAAGAGCGTGCGATCATGCAGCTCTGTGTCCGTGATGCGCGCATGCCGCGTGCCGACTTCCTGCGCCAGTTCCCAGGCAACGAAGTAGACGAAAGCTGGACCGACGCACTGGCCAAGGGCAAGGCGAAATACGCCGAAGCCATTGGTCGCCTGCAGCCCGACATCATCCGCTGCCAGCAAAAGCTGACCGCGCTTGAGACCGAGACCGGTCTGACGATTGCCGAGATCAAGGACATCAACCGTCGCATGTCGATCGGTGAGGCCAAGGCCCGCCGCGCGAAGAAAGAGATGGTTGAAGCCAACTTGCGTCTGGTGATCTCCATCGCCAAGAAGTACACCAACCGTGGCCTGCAATTCCTCGATCTGATCCAGGAAGGCAACATCGGCTTGATGAAGGCTGTGGACAAGTTCGAATACCGTCGCGGTTACAAGTTCTCGACGTATGCCACCTGGTGGATCCGTCAGGCGATCACTCGCTCGATCGCCGACCAGGCCCGCACCATCCGTATTCCGGTGCACATGATCGAGACGATCAACAAGCTCAACCGTATTTCCCGGCAGATGTTGCAGGAAATGGGTCGTGAACCGACTCCGGAAGAGTTGGGCGAACGCATGGAAATGCCTGAGGATAAAATCCGCAAGGTATTGAAGATCGCTAAAGAGCCGATCTCCATGGAAACCCCGATCGGTGATGACGAAGACTCCCATCTGGGTGACTTCATCGAAGACTCGACCATGCAGTCGCCAATCGATGTCGCCACTGTTGAGAGCCTTAAAGAAGCGACTCGTGACGTACTCTCCGGCCTCACTGCCCGTGAAGCCAAGGTACTGCGCATGCGTTTCGGCATCGACATGAATACCGACCACACCCTTGAGGAAGTCGGTAAGCAGTTTGACGTAACCCGCGAGCGGATCCGTCAGATCGAAGCCAAGGCGCTGCGCAAGTTGCGCCACCCGACGCGAAGCGAGCATCTGCGCTCCTTCCTCGACGAGTGACACCAGAACCCCCGGCCCAGGCCGGGGGTTTTGTTTTGTATAGATAAAATCCCTCGCAACGCCCCTCCCCCGCAATGCCCGTCTACACTCGAACCATTCCCCGTGCCATAACGAGACCGTTATGCCCAGATTGCCGACTGTGTTACTGCTGTCGCTGCTGACCTGGACCGCAACGGCTGGCGCGTTGACTCTCAGCGATGATGAGCGTGGCTGGCTGGCGGACCATCAGGAGTTGCGCCTGGGGGTGGACGCGTCGTGGCCACCCTTTGAATACCGTGACGACGAGGGCCGCTACCAAGGCTTGGCGGCCGACTACGTGCGCCTGATCCAGGACCGCCTTGGCGTGCGCGTCAAGCTGATCGAGCCGCAGAACTGGAGCGCCGTACTCGAGCAGGCGCGGAACAACCAGCTCGACCTGCTGCCCGGCGTCATGTCCACGCCGGAGCGCCAGGGCTACATGGCGTTCACGCGCCCGTACCTCGACTTCCCCATCGTTATCCTGGCTCATGAAGGCGGCGCCAAACCGCGCAACCTGAAGGACCTCTACGGCTTGAAGATTGCCGTGGTCGAAAACTACGCCCCCCATGAACTGCTGCGCACTCATCATCCCGACCTCAACCTGGTGGCCATGCCGAATGTGAGTTCGACGCTGCAAGCCCTGGCCACGGATGAAGTCGATGCGGTGGTCGGCGATCTGGCCTCGAGCGTGTGGAGCCTGCGCCAACTCAAGCTCGACGGCTTGTACGTCAGCGGCGAAACCCCCTACCGCTATCAACTGGCGATGGGTGTACCGCGCGACAATAAAATGCTGGTGGGCATCCTCGACAAGGTATTGGCCGACCTGAGCCCACAGGAAACCGACGCGATCCAGCAACACTGGGTCGGCAGCTTTACCGACCACCGCACCTTCTGGACAGACCTGCTGATGTACGGCCTGCCCGCGGTGCTCTTGCTGAGCACCGTACTGGCCGTAGTGATTCGGATCAATCGCCGGCTCAGCTCGGAAATCTCCCGCCGCGTCGCCCTGGAACAGGAACTGCGCAGCAGCGAATACCACTATCGCGGCCTGGTGGAGAGCCTGTCCGCCATCGCCTGGGAAGCCAGTGTCAGTGATTTCACCTACAGCTACGTGTCGCCACATGCCGAGGAATTACTCGGCTATCCTCGCGCGCACTGGCTGATTCCAGGCTTCTGGCGCAACATCATTCACCCCGCCGACCTGACCCGCACCGAAGCCTATTGCTACCGCGAGACCCGCGCCAACCGTGATCACAGCATCGATTACCGCGTGATCACCGCCGATGGCCGCTGCCTGTGGGTGCGTGACATCGTCAGCCTCATCGAACACGGGCATGAGCCGGTACTGCGCGGCTTGATGATCGATATCAGCGAGGCCAAGCGTACTGAAGAAGCCTTGCAGCTGTCCGAGCAGAAATTCGCCTCTGTGTTCCAGCAATGCCCGGACATGCTGGTGATCGCACGCCTGTCCGACGGCTGCCTGCTGGAGGTGAACAAAGCGTTCGAGGACCAGATTGGCTTGAAGGCCGAAGAGGTGGTGGGCAAGACCGCCACCGAACTCAACATCTGGGGCATTGAAGGCGTGGGTCCCGACCTGCTGCAACGGGTGCAGACCACCAGCATCCGCAACCTGGAAATGCCGTTTCTGCGCAGTAACGGCCAAGCGTTCACCGGGTTGATTTCCGCCGAGCCGTTTCAACTCGATACCACGGAAGCCATCGTCGTGGTGGTGCGTGACATCACCCAGCTCAAGGCAACCCAACAGCAACTGCAAACCTCCGAAGAGAAATTCGCCAAGGCCTTCCACGCCTCCCCTGACGGCTTGTTGCTGAGCCGACAGCGCGATGGCCTGTTGATTGAAGTGAACGATGGCTTCAGTCGGATCACCGGTTTCAACAGCGCGGCATCCCTCGACCAATCGACACTGGAGATGGGCATCTGGGTCGACCTCAATGAACGCAAACACATGCTGGAACTGATGCAGCGCGATGGTTTTGTGCGCGACTTCGTCTGCCATATACGCCGCAGTGATGGCCAGATCCGTCTGTGCGAACTGTCCAGCCGTCCACTGCCGATCGGCGACGACGACTGTATGCTGACCATCGCGCGGGACATCACCGAGCGCCAGCTGATGCAGGAGAAACTGCAACAGGCCGCTACCGTGTTCGAAAGCACGGCCGAAGGCGTATTGATTACCGACACCCGGCAGAACATCAGCGCGGTCAACCGTGCCTTCAGCGAGATCACCGGATACAGCGAGGCCGAAGCCCTCGGCCAGACCCCGCGCCTGCTCGCCTCCGGCCTGCATGACAGCGCCTTCTACGCCG
Proteins encoded in this region:
- the rpoD gene encoding RNA polymerase sigma factor RpoD, whose amino-acid sequence is MSGKAQQQSRIKELIVLGREQGYLTYAEVNDHLPEDISDPEQVEDIIRMINDMGINVFEAAPDKDSLMLADADTDEAAAEEAAAALAAVETDIGRTTDPVRMYMREMGTVELLTREGEIEIAKRIEEGIREVMGAIAHFPGTVDHILSEYTRVTTEGGRLSDVLSGYIDPDDGIAPPAAEVPPPVDAKAAKADDDSEDDDAEASGDDEDEVESGPDPIIAAQRFGAVSDQMEITRKALKKHGRGNKQAIAELLALAELFMPIKLVPKQFEGLVERVRSALERLRAQERAIMQLCVRDARMPRADFLRQFPGNEVDESWTDALAKGKAKYAEAIGRLQPDIIRCQQKLTALETETGLTIAEIKDINRRMSIGEAKARRAKKEMVEANLRLVISIAKKYTNRGLQFLDLIQEGNIGLMKAVDKFEYRRGYKFSTYATWWIRQAITRSIADQARTIRIPVHMIETINKLNRISRQMLQEMGREPTPEELGERMEMPEDKIRKVLKIAKEPISMETPIGDDEDSHLGDFIEDSTMQSPIDVATVESLKEATRDVLSGLTAREAKVLRMRFGIDMNTDHTLEEVGKQFDVTRERIRQIEAKALRKLRHPTRSEHLRSFLDE
- a CDS encoding bifunctional diguanylate cyclase/phosphodiesterase, translating into MPRLPTVLLLSLLTWTATAGALTLSDDERGWLADHQELRLGVDASWPPFEYRDDEGRYQGLAADYVRLIQDRLGVRVKLIEPQNWSAVLEQARNNQLDLLPGVMSTPERQGYMAFTRPYLDFPIVILAHEGGAKPRNLKDLYGLKIAVVENYAPHELLRTHHPDLNLVAMPNVSSTLQALATDEVDAVVGDLASSVWSLRQLKLDGLYVSGETPYRYQLAMGVPRDNKMLVGILDKVLADLSPQETDAIQQHWVGSFTDHRTFWTDLLMYGLPAVLLLSTVLAVVIRINRRLSSEISRRVALEQELRSSEYHYRGLVESLSAIAWEASVSDFTYSYVSPHAEELLGYPRAHWLIPGFWRNIIHPADLTRTEAYCYRETRANRDHSIDYRVITADGRCLWVRDIVSLIEHGHEPVLRGLMIDISEAKRTEEALQLSEQKFASVFQQCPDMLVIARLSDGCLLEVNKAFEDQIGLKAEEVVGKTATELNIWGIEGVGPDLLQRVQTTSIRNLEMPFLRSNGQAFTGLISAEPFQLDTTEAIVVVVRDITQLKATQQQLQTSEEKFAKAFHASPDGLLLSRQRDGLLIEVNDGFSRITGFNSAASLDQSTLEMGIWVDLNERKHMLELMQRDGFVRDFVCHIRRSDGQIRLCELSSRPLPIGDDDCMLTIARDITERQLMQEKLQQAATVFESTAEGVLITDTRQNISAVNRAFSEITGYSEAEALGQTPRLLASGLHDSAFYAAMWHQLTAQGHWQGEISNRRKNGELYPSWLTISAVRNRDQLITHFVAVFADISSLKLAQARLDYQAHHDPLTGLPNRTLFESRLQAALNGHQETGKQGAVLFLDLDRFKHINDSLGHPIGDLLLKDIAVRLKEQLRDIDTVARLGGDEFIILLPGLQHASDAQYLANKLLACFTPPFQAGEHEFFISASIGTSLYPQDGTDVATLVKNADAAMYRSKAKGRNRVESYTRDLTAQANERVALEHELRRAIERNELSLYYQPKLSLETQELIGAEALIRWRHPTFGDVPPEHFIALAEENGMILQIGDWVLEHACRQLHAWQGTFDDFGPLSVNLAGAQLRHPGLLGRIEQLLRDYRLEPGRLQLEITENFIMSQAEEALEVLHQLKDLGVQLAIDDFGTGYSSLSYLKRLPLDFLKIDQSFVRGLPDDPHDAAIVRAIIALGHSMQFTIIAEGVENPAQQAFLAAEGCEQMQGYIVSLPLPPELFAATFLRMRIEDFSDSTARKPSL